From Novipirellula galeiformis, the proteins below share one genomic window:
- a CDS encoding ATP-dependent Clp protease adaptor ClpS: MADHHTMVAEPEVAEPKVDHRKKPKAKKQPRYSVVLWDDSDHSYEYVVLMMKSVFRHPIETGFQIAKEVDNSGKAICLTTTLEHAELKRDQIHAFGKDELIARCKGSMSATIEPINE; the protein is encoded by the coding sequence ATGGCAGATCATCATACAATGGTGGCCGAACCCGAAGTGGCCGAACCGAAAGTCGATCACCGCAAGAAGCCCAAGGCGAAAAAGCAGCCTCGCTACAGTGTCGTTTTGTGGGACGATTCGGACCACAGCTACGAATATGTGGTGCTGATGATGAAAAGCGTCTTTCGTCATCCCATTGAAACCGGTTTCCAAATTGCCAAAGAAGTCGACAACTCGGGAAAAGCAATTTGCTTGACCACGACGCTCGAGCATGCGGAACTGAAGCGAGACCAGATCCACGCGTTCGGAAAAGACGAACTGATCGCTCGCTGTAAGGGCAGCATGTCGGCAACGATTGAACCGATTAACGAATAA